A genome region from Erigeron canadensis isolate Cc75 chromosome 3, C_canadensis_v1, whole genome shotgun sequence includes the following:
- the LOC122590503 gene encoding putative F-box/LRR-repeat protein 23 has product MPHELMSVILQKLGVVEILNNAQKVCTYWRIVCKDPAMWKVINFPPDCLELNDWDMLLNLYKQAVFRSSGELIDIKLESLCNDDLLDFISQRSSKLKCLSLSSCYAVTSSGLSHAAKRLPHLEQLHLFYTSIDAEDIEVIGTNCPQLKSFKLNKEFRRPHIECDGDALAIANAMPELRHLQLFGNKMTNAGLEAILHGCPHLEFLDVRRCFNLDLGGSLGKLCMERIRFFMCPNDPTENCGFNPRAHAYDDFDDMYSSGNSDVDEFSGDDSYNDYEFSDGSVISEEDDYDYYD; this is encoded by the exons ATGCCACATGAACTGATGTCAGTTATACTTCAAAAACTAGGTGTGGTAGAGATACTAAACAACGCACAAAAAGTATGCACATATTGGCGCATAGTTTGTAAGGATCCGGCGATGTGGAAAGTGATAAATTTTCCCCCAGATTGTCTTGAATTAAATGATTGGGATATGCTCCTGAATCTATATAAACAGGCGGTTTTTCGGAGCTCTGGTGAATTAATTGATATTAAACTCGAGTCTCTTTGCAACGATGATTTACTCGATTTTATTTCTCAACG CTCAAGTAAGCTAAAATGTCTAAGCCTTTCAAGCTGCTATGCTGTTACAAGTAGTGGGTTGAGTCACGCAGCCAAAAGGCTACCACATTTGGAGCAACTTCACCTTTTCTATACCTCTATTGATGCAGAAGACATTGAAGTGATTGGAACCAATTGTCCTCAGCTGAAATCTTTCAAATTGAACAAAGAGTTCAGACGCCCACATATCGAATGTGATGGTGATGCCCTTGCCATTGCTAATGCCATGCCTGAGTTACGCCATTTGCAGCTTTTTGGTAATAAAATGACCAATGCAGGTCTCGAAGCCATTTTGCATGGCTGCCCTCACCTCGAATTTCTTGATGTACGTCGGTGTTTTAACCTCGATCTTGGTGGGAGCTTAGGAAAACTATGCATGGAACGAATTAGATTTTTTATGTGCCCTAATGACCCAACAGAAAACTGTGGGTTTAATCCTCGAGCTCATGCGtatgatgattttgatgatatgtATTCATCTGGGAATTCTGATGTGGATGAATTTTCCGGGGATGATTCATATAACGACTATGAATTCTCCGATGGTAGTGTCATTTCTGAAGAGGATGATTATGATTACTACGATTGA
- the LOC122590626 gene encoding uncharacterized protein LOC122590626, with the protein MSKFREKRPPEVIATSTHTNCYDDAALEGVAANVKLLLKLIQDHKDACKTQRNDGRRMLRVAGMMTILDMVRTRIQKCQSFGTKKADLARMSPIQSPKDRRLSESMVLDEKENLKRELNANVAARKSLEIMCSGLGKEKEIMMGELAKKAHELAEMEEHINDLKAQNETLLEKVQECVEVHKDGEKEKETQGAVELQDRNKSLSKQLLKSLDGYRSMKRKLKEMHEENMIMQATMEEMGVKVSGSLEKIRNYRQHATSESDEIVDIEEGIMEIEHMFKCFELNEKKQGKKGGEPVKNTDIHS; encoded by the exons ATGAGTAAGTTTAGGGAAAAAAGACCTCCAGAAGTAATTGCAACATCAACACATACAAATTGTTATGATGATGCTGCTTTAGAAG GTGTTGCTGCAAATGTGAAGttattgttgaaattaattcaaGACCACAAAGATGCATGCAAAACGCAAAGAAACGATGGAAGAAGGATGTTAAGGGTGGCTGGAATGATGACCATTCTTGACATGGTTCGGACCAGGATTCAAAAATGTCAATCTTTTGGAACCAAAAAAGCTGATTTGGCAAGGATGAGTCCTATTCAGAGCCCAAAGGATAGACGGCTAAGCGAGTCAATGGTGCTTGATGAGAAAGAGAATCTAAAAAGAGAGCTTAATGCAAATGTGGCTGCACGCAAGAGTCTTGAGATCATGTGTTCAGGTTTgggaaaagaaaaggaaataaTGATGGGAGAATTGGCAAAAAAAGCACATGAATTGGCAGAAATGGAGGAACATATAAACGACCTTAAAGCACAAAACGAGACGTTATTGGAAAAAGTGCAGGAATGTGTGGAAGTGCATAAAGAtggagagaaagagaaagaaacaCAAGGAGCCGTTGAACTACAAGACCGTAACAAGTCCCTTTCAAAGCAGCTTCTGAAGTCGTTAGATGGATATAGGTCTATGAAGAGAAAGTTAAAAGAAATGCATGAAGAGAATATGATAATGCAGGCAACAATGGAAGAAATGGGAGTCAAAGTTAGCGGAAGTTTAGAAAAGATTCGAAACTATAGACAGCATGCGACATCAGAAAGTGATGAAATTGTAGATATCGAAGAAGGAATTATGGAAATAGAGCACATGTTCAAGTGTTTTGAGCTGAATGAAAAAAAGCAGGGCAAAAAAGGTGGTGAACCTGTTAAAAATACAGATATACATTCATAG
- the LOC122590625 gene encoding protein BREAST CANCER SUSCEPTIBILITY 1 homolog, with amino-acid sequence METNSSSPHLQRMAEELKCPICLSLLKSAVSLPCNHLFCNVCIDKSMKSDSTCPVCKIPYRRREVRPAPHMDTLVNIFKSMEVSSGLHILGTQSERQPSGHEIQVENEIVDKSKKTSKACNGTTKSQNQRKIKVKTLKESLKKLKRCNSDIERPSFPTKKRIQVPLHHPQETPTRPANSEGGTELFKDKVQVNVSEPEGTSHLHENGERLFTPFFWLRNEEDAENPTQLTPLDPVSDSPQDGPCFSDIKDSEDDPSCHVTSKDVNMFDSEMFEWTQRPCSPELCATPMKMQDKESDGRVQLCENENAENLNVKQGTDKFEVVLPALSSLQTIEADRDPKVKGSNKRTKKTEQSIQKKRVKRDAGKVVGICTVSLKANQDKGSNTSEMVKPKKQNHGRGKRVPVDSSSGEALILNNETAFDGEGSGNNKSLNRKETTNQQLSSGIRRLKKDDPRNSDDRVTKINNTFNLVLPNGTLTVDSEIKAHACRKQIEKGHVPKGLKTSKKVKFSRNESSKVKSVDDIPPTSEKVATRTRQPLGDSNPTLKSSTMFLHICDNLSNMCCAFCQSTEESNISGCISHYLKGRPITLDHEDVQSAIHAHRNCTEWAPNVYFEDDIAINIEAELARSKRIKCSCCGLKGAALGCYEKSCRKSFHFTCAKLTPQCRWDDDNFVMLCPLHALHKLPNEKCGSQPKEKKNCAPKRQAAVKPSQVLGDTVTATSRWDSHGLFTKVVLCCSALTNIEKETIVKFEKLSGVTVLKIWDSRVTHVVASVDGNGACRRTLKYLMGIIEGKWILNIEWIKACMEVKKPVDEQLYEIKLDIHGFKGGPELGRSRFLNKEPRLFYGLKFYFSGDFVASYKGYLHDLLTAAGGTVLHRKPIPIKGEQQFIIYSLELPVNLKANEENLILSRRKSEAEALAKSSGAVVVSNSWVLNSIGSCKLLNHA; translated from the exons ATGGAGACCAATTCATCATCACCACATCTCCAACGAATGGCTGAAGAACTCAAATGCCCCATCTG TTTAAGTCTTCTGAAATCTGCTGTTTCGCTTCCGTGTAACCACCTCTTTTGCAA TGTATGTATTGATAAATCGATGAAGTCCGATTCAACATGTCCTGTTTGCAAAATTCCATATCGCCGAAGAG AGGTTCGTCCGGCACCACACATGGATACTCTGGTGAACATTTTCAAGAGCATGGAAGTTTCTTCTGGTCTTCACATACTTGGCACTCAATCGGAACGCCAACCATCGG GTCACGAAATCCAAGTAGAAAATGAGATTGTTGATAAAAGCAAGAAAACCAGCAAAGCTTGCAATGGAACAACAAAATCACAGAATCAGagaaaaattaaagtaaaaaccTTGAAAGAATCGTTAAAGAAGCTAAAAAGATGTAATTCAGATATTGAGAGACCGTCTTTTCCCACAAAGAAAAGGATCCAGGTGCCACTGCATCATCCCCAAGAGACGCCAACAAGGCCTGCAAATTCTGAAGGTGGGACTGAGCTTTTTAAAGATAAAGTTCAAGTTAATGTCTCCGAACCAGAAGGCACATCCCACTTGCATGAAAATGGAGAAAGGTTGTTTACCCCTTTCTTTTGGCTGAGAAATGAGGAAGATGCTGAAAACCCAACACAACTTACACCTTTAGATCCTGTAAGTGATTCACCTCAGGATGGTCCATGCTTCAGCGATATCAAGGATTCTGAAGATGATCCTTCTTGTCACGTGACTTCGAAG GATGTCAACATGTTTGACAGTGAAATGTTTGAATGGACACAAAGACCTTGCTCTCCTGAGCTCTGTGCAACTCCAATGAAGATGCAG GATAAAGAATCTGATGGCAGAGTCCAATTGTGTGAAAATGAGAACGCAGAGAACTTGAATGTAAAGCAGGGTACTGATAAGTTCGAAGTTGTTCTGCCTGCTTTATCCTCTCTTCAAACAATAGAGGCTGACCGTGACCCTAAAGTCAAAGGGTCTAATAAGAGAACTAAaaagactgaacaaagcattcaAAAAAAGAGAGTTAAGAGAGATGCAGGTAAAGTTGTTGGAATCTGTACCGTGTCACTGAAAGCCAATCAAGATAAAGGCAGCAACACTAGTGAGATGGTGAAACCTAAGAAACAGAATCATGGGAGAGGCAAGAGGGTTCCTGTTGATAGTTCATCTGGTGAGGCTTTGATATTAAATAATGAAACTGCATTTGATGGAGAAGGTAGTGGCAACAATAAAAGTTTGAACAGAAAGGAAACCACTAATCAGCAGCTTAGTAGTGGAATTAGAAGGTTGAAAAAAGATGATCCAAGAAATAGTGATGATAGAGTAACTAAAATCAACAATACTTTCAACCTCGTGTTGCCCAATGGGACTTTAACTGTTGATAGTGAGATAAAAGCTCATGCTTGCAGAAAACAAattgaaaaaggtcatgttccAAAGGGATTGAAAACTTCTAAAAAGGTGAAATTTTCTAGAAATGAAAGCTCAAAGGTTAAATCAGTTGATGACATTCCACCAACTTCAGAAAAAGTAGCTACAAGGACCAGGCAACCCTTGGGAGACTCCAATCCTACATTGAAGTCAAGTACAATGTTCTTACACATATGTGACAATTTGTCTAATATGTGTTGTGCTTTCTGCCAGTCGACAGAAGAATCAAAT ATTTCTGGATGCATTTCACACTATTTAAAAGGAAGGCCTATAACTTTGGATCATGAAGATGTACAGAGTGCCATACATGCACATAGGAACTGCACAGAATG GGCTCCTAATGTGTACTTTGAAGATGATATTGCCATCAACATAGAAGCAGAATTGGCCAGAAGCAAGAGAATTAAGTGTTCATGCTGTGGATTAAAGGGGGCAGCTCTTGGTTGTTATGAAAAGAGTTGTCGTAAGAGCTTTCATTTCACTTGTGCGAAGTTAACACCACAATGCCGATGGGATGAT GATAATTTTGTCATGTTATGTCCGCTTCATGCCTTGCATAAGCTGCCCAATGAAAAATGTGGTTCTCAaccaaaagagaaaaagaattgTGCTCCAAAAag ACAAGCTGCTGTTAAACCTTCTCAAGTTCTTGGTGATACAGTCACCGCGACTTCTCGTTGGGATTCACATGGACTATTCACAAAAGTTGTTCTTTGTTGTTCTGCTCTTACAAATATTGAGAAG GAAACAATTGTAAAGTTTGAGAAGTTATCTGGAGTTACAGTATTGAAAATATGGGATTCCAGGGTTACCCATGTTGTTGCATCTGTGGATGGGAATGGAGCATGCAGAAGAACCCTCAAATATCTGATGGGTATAATAGAGGGGAAGTGGATTCTCAATATTGAAT GGATTAAGGCTTGCATGGAGGTCAAGAAACCTGTTGACGAACAGCTTTATGAAATTAAACTTGACATTCATGGATTCAAGGGTGGACCTGAACTTGGCCGGTCTAGGTTCCTGAACAAG GAACCAAGACtattttatggtttgaagttcTACTTTAGTGGAGATTTTGTGGCTTCTTACAAGGGATACTTACATGACCTTCTAACAGCTGCTGGAGGTACAGTTCTGCATAGGAAGCCAATACCAATAAAAGGTGAACAACAATTTATAATTTACAGCCTTGAGCTTCCTGTTAACTTAAAAGCAAATGAGGAAAATCTGATTCTAAGTCGAAGAAAGTCTGAGGCAGAAGCTCTGGCAAAATCAAGTGGTGCTGTAGTTGTAAGCAACTCTTGGGTTTTGAACTCCATTGGCTCCTGCAAGTTGCTAAATCATGCCTAG